A single Mytilus trossulus isolate FHL-02 chromosome 12, PNRI_Mtr1.1.1.hap1, whole genome shotgun sequence DNA region contains:
- the LOC134693013 gene encoding uncharacterized protein LOC134693013: MPRRQFWCSFCPISFKSIWKLNKHLYIHMQQLPVACNLCPLKFYDYSQLGNHIRHAHSDDIITRFVEFSKRNFIKNIQLMETNTNSDSDWLNTSREQTGITSCEEVQCLEKDYRRVKEEYECKDESRVKRECECMDESEISFTKEINGNEASNNENRVRKPNQNVIDKDCINDGMRKDVNTFVTARPIPYMDNRSVADTTDDCRLDVNTFVTARPIPYMDNRSVADTTDDCRLDVNTFVTARPIPYMDNRSVAESTDDCRLDVNTFVTARPIPYMDNRSVAEPTDDCRLDVNSERCKVSFRLLGNLESKTNGKHHLNANFVNEISLASNNLENKTKRKHYMNDNLVEKVPLMSNNLQIRTKRKHKMKANLEDKVPPILNKYTELQKMKSVHVKIEPLKYPQRPVFNDTSLGETCQHSKTSKQIEEIAQLTVQDEISSTGYTEWTEAIQKLKSSFRKKRKRDKGAKFISDPESFSNWLTVNLPIDGIICGCGRHLKTVKAFLTHLHRKSRTALKCLKIFKKGIGHNP, translated from the exons ATGCCTCGACGACAATTTTGGTGTTCATTCTGTCCTATTTCCTTTAAAAGTATTTGGAAATTAAACAAACAtctttacatacatatgcaaCAACTACCAGTGGCCTGTAATCTGTGTCCGTTGAAGTTTTATGATTATAGTCAATTAGGAAATCACATTAGACATGCGCATTCTGATGATATCATCACCAGGTTTGTCGAATTTTCTAAACGgaactttatcaaaaatatacaaCTGATGGAAACGAATACAAATTCTGattctgattggttaaacacgtctcGTGAACAAACCGGAATAACTAGTTGTGAGGAAGTGCAATGTTTAGAAAAAGACTATCGAAGAGTCAAAGAAGAGTATGAATGTAAGGACGAATCTAGAGTCAAAAGAGAATGCGAATGTATGGACGAATCAGAAATAAGCTTTACCAAAGAAATAAACGGAAATGAAGCTTCAAACAACGAAAATCGTGTACGAAAACCTAATCAAAATGTAATCGATAAAGACTGTATAAATGATGGAATGAGAAAAGACGTCAATACATTTGTCACagctcggccgattccgtacatGGATAACAGGAGTGTAGCGGATACAACCGATGACTGTCGATTGGACGTCAATACATTCGTCACagctcggccgattccgtacatGGATAACAGGAGTGTAGCGGATACAACCGATGACTGCCGATTGGACGTCAATACATTCGTCACAGCTCGGCCAATTCCGTACATGGATAACAGAAGTGTAGCGGAATCAACCGATGATTGCCGATTGGACGTCAATACATTCGTCACagctcggccgattccgtacatGGATAACAGGAGTGTAGCGGAACCAACCGATGATTGCCGATTGGACGTCAATAGTGAGAGATGTAAAGTTTCATTTCGTCTTCTCGGCAATTTAGAAAGCAAAACAAACGGAAAACATCATTTGAATGCTAATTTCGTAAACGAAATATCACTTGCTTCGaacaatttagaaaacaaaacaaaaagaaaacattatatgAATGATAATTTAGTAGAGAAGGTACCACTTATGTCGAACAATTTACAAATcagaacaaaaagaaaacataagaTGAAGGCTAACTTAGAAGACAAAGTTCCACCTATTTTGAACAAATACACGGAATTACAGAAAATGAAGTCGGTACATGTTAAAATAGAACCTTTGAAATATCCTCAGCGGCCTGTTTTCAATGACACTTCTTTAGG TGAAACATGTCAACATTCGAAGACTTCAAAACAGATAGAAGAAATTGCACAG CTTACAGTGCAGGATGAGATCAGCAGTACAGGATACACag aatggACTGAGGCTATACAGAAACTAAAAAGTAGTTTTAGGAAAAAGAGGAAAAGGGACAAAGGAGCAAAGTTCATCAGTGACCCAGAGTCCTTCTCCAATTGGTTAACAGTAAATTTACCTATTGATGGGATCATATGTGGCTGCGGAAGACATCTCAAAACAGTGAAAGCATTCTTAACCCACTTACACAGAAAAAGCCGCACAGCtctcaaatgtttaaaaattttcaaaaaaggcATTGGTCATAATCCGTGA
- the LOC134693545 gene encoding complement C1q-like protein 4: MMFLLIFTMFVFFQESISEENVVTRLSQTEKRVELLFDQLQQQNDEIMHLKQIIAEKEITRREDHFNLNRESRLLLPQPQTSTIAFYAWLNKTEQKVGPHHTLILDHVETNSGNAYNHHSGVFTAPSNGVYLFSYTVFPDKHSYGTIELIVNSQSHAAIFVDSSPSDPDLGGTTGVAILYLKQNDVCYLRTHSTHTFLGNIYSSTTARTSFSGVKITTE; this comes from the exons atgatgtttctcttaatatttacaatgtttgttttcttcCAGGAATCCATCTCGGAAGAAAATGTTGTAACTAGACTATCGCAAACGGAGAAAAGGGTGGAGCTTTTGTTCGATCAACTTCAGCaacaaaatgatgaaatcaTGCATTTAAAACAGATCATTGCCGAGAAAGAAATAACAAGAAGAGAAGATCACTTTAATCTTAACAGAG aatCGAGACTTTTACTACCACAGCCACAAACTTCAACAATTGCTTTCTATGCTTGGCTGAATAAAACAGAGCAGAAAGTCGGTCCACATCATACCTTGATACTAGATCACGTGGAAACAAATTCTGGTAATGCATACAATCATCATAGTGGTGTTTTCACAGCTCCAAGTAACGGAgtctatttattttcatacaccGTATTCCCGGATAAGCATTCCTACGGCACCATAGAGTTGATAGTAAATAGTCAGAGCCATGCTGCTATCTTTGTAGACAGTTCTCCGTCAGATCCCGATTTAGGAGGTACAACGGGAGTAGCCATACTGTATCTGAAACAGAACGACGTATGTTACCTTCGCACACATTCCACCCATACCTTCCTTGGAAATATATACAGTAGTACGACTGCTCGAACCTCTTTCTCGGGCGTTAAAATTACAACAGAATGA